One region of Paraburkholderia acidiphila genomic DNA includes:
- a CDS encoding TetR/AcrR family transcriptional regulator, with translation MTSDRRQELKARKQAYVQEEILLSAVSLFARRGFRAVTIDDIASNLGYSKSVVYYYFKSKSEILWQIFARCFDDYFRMISTVASLNLGPRETLSRLIIEHAQHVMQRPEWNAIYYRDESELDDAQRRQIAMRKREYDAKLELLYAQGVANGDFKDIPPGVAVRAILGMCNSLYTWFKPEGALPATTIAKHYVSMLMDGFTQANGASVGRQPQAGQLLAGA, from the coding sequence ATGACCAGTGACCGACGCCAGGAGCTCAAGGCCCGCAAGCAGGCTTACGTACAGGAAGAGATTCTGCTATCTGCAGTGAGTCTATTTGCTCGGCGCGGATTCAGGGCTGTAACGATTGACGATATCGCGTCGAATCTGGGCTATTCGAAGTCGGTCGTCTACTACTATTTCAAAAGCAAGAGTGAGATCCTTTGGCAGATCTTCGCTCGCTGCTTTGACGACTATTTCCGCATGATCTCGACGGTTGCGAGCCTGAACCTTGGGCCGCGTGAGACCTTGTCGAGGCTCATCATTGAGCATGCTCAGCATGTCATGCAGCGGCCGGAGTGGAATGCGATCTACTACCGCGACGAAAGCGAGCTCGACGACGCGCAGCGCCGACAGATAGCGATGCGCAAGCGCGAATACGATGCCAAGCTCGAGTTGCTCTATGCGCAAGGCGTGGCGAACGGCGACTTCAAGGACATCCCACCCGGTGTCGCGGTGCGTGCGATTCTCGGCATGTGCAATTCCCTTTATACCTGGTTCAAACCCGAAGGTGCACTGCCGGCCACGACGATCGCGAAACACTACGTGTCGATGCTCATGGACGGATTCACGCAAGCGAACGGCGCTTCCGTCGGCAGGCAGCCGCAAGCCGGCCAGTTGCTGGCAGGCGCATGA
- a CDS encoding amino acid ABC transporter ATP-binding protein produces MTDLSAIGMKQPNTGRVGAPLMQLDGVKKSFGEHQVLCGVDLQMAAGEVLAIIGPSGSGKSTLLRCINQLEPPTEGSVTVDGVTIRAGQKTSRTDMNHFRRTLGMVFQSFNLFPHLTVLQNVSLAQQRVLGRNKRDADARSMQLLERVGLASKAAQYPARCSGGQQQRIAISRALALDPKIMLFDEPTSALDPEVGLEVLAVMRELADDGMTMIVVTHEMRFAENVSDRVIVMADGVILEEGASDQVMNHPRHERVAKFLSAVRDR; encoded by the coding sequence ATGACTGATCTTTCGGCAATTGGTATGAAACAGCCAAACACCGGGCGTGTTGGGGCGCCACTCATGCAACTGGACGGCGTCAAGAAGTCCTTCGGAGAGCATCAGGTGCTCTGCGGCGTGGACCTCCAGATGGCTGCAGGTGAAGTTCTCGCGATCATCGGACCTAGCGGCTCCGGTAAAAGCACGCTGTTGCGTTGCATCAATCAACTGGAGCCGCCGACAGAAGGTAGCGTGACAGTTGACGGCGTGACAATTCGTGCTGGACAGAAGACCTCACGTACGGATATGAACCACTTCCGCCGCACGCTCGGCATGGTGTTTCAATCGTTCAACCTGTTTCCCCATCTCACGGTGCTGCAGAACGTGAGCCTGGCGCAGCAGCGCGTGCTGGGTCGCAACAAGCGGGACGCCGACGCCAGATCGATGCAGTTGCTGGAGCGCGTGGGCCTGGCGAGCAAGGCGGCCCAATACCCGGCGCGATGTTCGGGCGGGCAGCAGCAACGTATCGCGATCTCGCGGGCTCTCGCACTCGATCCGAAGATCATGCTGTTCGACGAGCCTACCTCAGCGCTCGACCCCGAAGTCGGTCTCGAGGTTCTCGCCGTGATGCGGGAGCTTGCGGACGACGGCATGACAATGATTGTCGTGACTCACGAAATGCGCTTTGCAGAGAACGTCTCGGATCGCGTCATTGTGATGGCCGACGGCGTCATTCTCGAAGAGGGTGCCAGCGATCAGGTGATGAACCACCCGCGTCACGAACGTGTGGCGAAGTTTCTTTCCGCAGTGAGGGACCGGTAA
- a CDS encoding substrate-binding periplasmic protein translates to MRVSYVALVISGVLTGEMAFAADCKPAHKFDTVTPGVLTVSTITYPPFDSVDKDGKFVGVDADILKRFADKECLTIKATSADDAASLQYVVSGRADISSASWYRTEKRSQVMGVSDPLYLELMGIYTHDGTKKLSDLKGRSVGTVQGYLWVPELQAIFGDKLKLYPNPVAMAQDLQTGRLDAAVDTYTAGIEAQKKGGFKGIKIEIADPDERVRSSVKPAQTGYLYNKSNQALGAALNASIDEMHKNGEITQILKGAGLSPEAAKVGDPRFADAK, encoded by the coding sequence ATGCGCGTTTCCTACGTAGCACTGGTAATCTCTGGAGTCCTTACCGGCGAGATGGCGTTTGCCGCCGACTGCAAGCCGGCGCACAAGTTCGACACGGTGACGCCCGGCGTGTTGACTGTCTCGACGATTACTTACCCGCCGTTCGACAGCGTCGACAAGGACGGAAAATTCGTTGGCGTGGACGCCGACATTCTGAAGCGCTTTGCCGACAAGGAATGCTTGACGATCAAGGCTACGTCTGCCGACGACGCAGCATCGCTGCAGTATGTCGTTTCGGGGCGCGCCGACATCTCGTCGGCTTCGTGGTATCGCACCGAGAAGCGATCACAGGTGATGGGTGTATCGGACCCGCTGTATCTCGAACTCATGGGGATCTATACGCATGACGGCACCAAGAAGCTGAGCGACCTCAAGGGGCGCTCCGTTGGCACGGTTCAGGGGTATCTCTGGGTGCCTGAACTGCAGGCGATCTTCGGGGATAAGCTCAAGTTGTATCCCAACCCCGTTGCAATGGCGCAGGATCTCCAGACAGGCCGGCTCGACGCGGCGGTGGATACCTATACCGCCGGCATTGAGGCGCAAAAGAAGGGCGGCTTCAAGGGCATCAAGATTGAAATCGCCGATCCGGATGAGCGTGTACGTTCGTCCGTGAAGCCGGCACAAACGGGGTACTTGTACAACAAGAGCAATCAGGCCCTGGGGGCGGCGCTCAACGCGTCGATCGACGAGATGCACAAAAACGGCGAAATCACGCAAATCCTCAAGGGAGCTGGCCTCAGCCCCGAGGCTGCGAAGGTCGGCGATCCGCGCTTCGCGGACGCGAAATAA
- a CDS encoding MaoC/PaaZ C-terminal domain-containing protein, with the protein MSEQAEVATGIGPNAKFYEELEEGTEWNSPRRTITEADIVMFTALTGDNNPVHTDEEFARNTIFGGRILHGPAAFAIATGLESRLGIKEGTAVAFLGMTWDMRGPVKIGDTIHVYEKVLAKRETKKPGTGIVTFYVAIRNQRNEVVQEGEWKVMMHRKAQPA; encoded by the coding sequence ATGAGCGAGCAAGCAGAAGTGGCTACCGGTATCGGCCCGAATGCGAAGTTCTACGAGGAACTCGAAGAGGGTACGGAGTGGAATTCGCCGCGTCGCACGATCACCGAAGCGGACATCGTGATGTTCACGGCGCTCACGGGCGACAACAACCCGGTGCACACGGACGAAGAGTTCGCGCGCAACACGATCTTCGGCGGCCGTATCCTGCACGGTCCGGCCGCGTTCGCGATCGCGACGGGCCTGGAGAGCCGCCTGGGGATCAAGGAGGGCACGGCGGTGGCGTTCCTCGGGATGACGTGGGACATGCGCGGTCCGGTGAAGATTGGCGACACGATCCACGTGTACGAGAAGGTGCTCGCCAAGCGCGAGACGAAGAAGCCGGGCACGGGTATCGTGACGTTCTACGTGGCCATCCGCAACCAGCGTAACGAGGTGGTTCAGGAAGGCGAATGGAAGGTCATGATGCACCGGAAGGCGCAACCGGCGTGA
- a CDS encoding acyl-CoA thioesterase, protein MTVQYYVAAFDQAMWHLVESIGYDPAWRTDRHEGWADVRYEIDFRAELRVGDLFKVESRVTGVGNSSLKTHHVLSGPQGAVAAEVHMTSVYFDLEARRSKPIPEAVKVTAQERVGERAADAMQAP, encoded by the coding sequence ATGACGGTCCAGTACTACGTGGCGGCATTCGATCAGGCAATGTGGCATCTCGTCGAATCAATTGGATATGACCCGGCGTGGCGCACCGACCGGCACGAAGGCTGGGCCGATGTTCGATACGAGATCGATTTTCGCGCGGAGTTGCGCGTCGGAGATCTGTTCAAGGTTGAGAGTCGTGTGACGGGAGTGGGCAACAGTTCACTCAAGACGCACCATGTCCTTTCGGGTCCCCAGGGAGCAGTGGCCGCGGAAGTGCACATGACCTCGGTTTATTTTGATCTGGAGGCGCGTCGGAGCAAGCCTATCCCCGAAGCAGTCAAGGTGACCGCGCAGGAACGCGTAGGCGAACGGGCCGCCGACGCAATGCAGGCGCCCTGA
- a CDS encoding amino acid ABC transporter permease: MNEILQLWVEWLPSLLAGLRISIEVTVACLVLGIPLGLVLAVGVSAPSRFVRYVSIVLIELGRGAPALILLQFLYFGLPTTGLTLSSFASSVLALALNAGAYTSEIIRAGLQSVPFGQREAAFAIGLSTRDSFRLIVLPQGLRVAIPPLLGYSLLMLQATSLCFTVALPELVSRANDIGSSTFRYMPVLILTGLLYACICVPSTLMIGRMERHFSRHE; the protein is encoded by the coding sequence ATGAACGAGATTCTTCAACTTTGGGTGGAGTGGCTGCCGAGCTTGCTGGCCGGGTTACGCATCAGCATTGAAGTCACCGTTGCATGTCTCGTCCTTGGAATTCCGCTTGGTCTTGTGCTCGCCGTTGGCGTTAGTGCTCCATCGCGATTCGTCCGCTATGTTTCGATCGTCTTGATCGAGCTCGGTCGTGGTGCGCCAGCGTTGATCTTGCTTCAGTTCCTGTATTTTGGTCTTCCGACGACAGGGTTGACATTGTCGTCGTTCGCGTCATCGGTTCTTGCGCTCGCGCTGAACGCTGGCGCTTACACAAGCGAGATCATCCGGGCCGGCCTTCAGTCGGTTCCTTTCGGGCAGCGTGAGGCGGCGTTCGCAATAGGGCTGAGCACGCGCGACAGCTTCCGCCTGATTGTGTTACCCCAAGGCTTGCGCGTCGCCATCCCTCCGCTTCTCGGCTATAGCCTGCTGATGCTGCAAGCAACCTCGCTGTGCTTCACCGTCGCTCTTCCCGAACTGGTGAGTCGAGCAAATGACATCGGCTCAAGCACGTTCCGCTACATGCCGGTGCTCATCCTTACCGGGTTGCTGTACGCGTGTATCTGTGTTCCTTCGACGCTGATGATTGGCCGGATGGAGCGCCATTTCTCCAGGCATGAGTAG
- a CDS encoding aspartate/glutamate racemase family protein has translation MARKINFINPFGTHAYDEIIEKTLSHYAAEGTELVISHLEGATADPDYFYPKHLMEMSLFEAIQRSEEAGFDAVISGCCYDPGVRVGRELVDIPVIGPMEASLQMAPYFGRSVAIVTDHRKACEYMQDHAKITGLDGNIRGFEVIDWYIRDMIKDPDGVGRDVLEVARRTVEKTGAEAIILNCTIIAACYQTYLINGGTPAEVPVINPNLMALKVAEPLADLRRANAYQISRAGYYQQPKQDYYKSVTANTRKAWIKAQAEIDKTFE, from the coding sequence ATGGCCAGGAAAATTAACTTCATCAATCCGTTCGGCACTCATGCCTACGACGAGATCATCGAGAAGACGCTTTCGCACTATGCTGCAGAAGGCACTGAACTTGTAATCTCACACCTCGAAGGTGCAACGGCAGATCCGGACTACTTCTACCCCAAGCATCTGATGGAGATGTCGCTGTTCGAGGCGATCCAGCGCTCGGAGGAGGCAGGGTTTGATGCAGTGATCTCCGGTTGCTGCTACGACCCGGGCGTTCGGGTCGGCCGCGAGCTGGTTGACATACCGGTGATCGGACCGATGGAAGCGTCGCTGCAGATGGCGCCGTACTTCGGCCGCTCGGTCGCCATCGTGACCGATCATCGGAAAGCGTGTGAATACATGCAGGATCACGCAAAGATCACCGGTCTGGACGGCAACATCCGGGGTTTTGAAGTGATCGACTGGTACATCCGCGACATGATCAAGGATCCGGACGGCGTGGGCCGTGACGTGCTCGAAGTTGCCCGGCGCACGGTTGAAAAGACGGGGGCAGAGGCGATTATCCTGAACTGCACGATCATCGCGGCTTGCTACCAGACGTACCTGATCAACGGTGGAACGCCGGCGGAAGTGCCGGTAATCAATCCAAATCTGATGGCGCTGAAGGTTGCGGAGCCGCTCGCGGATCTGCGTCGTGCGAACGCTTACCAGATCTCGCGAGCCGGCTATTACCAACAGCCGAAGCAGGACTATTACAAGTCGGTCACGGCCAATACGCGCAAGGCATGGATCAAGGCGCAAGCAGAAATTGACAAGACATTCGAGTAA
- a CDS encoding SDR family NAD(P)-dependent oxidoreductase has translation MFDLSGRVAVITGGESGIGLAISRTLAKSGAKVVIGGILADEGANVAESLRADGGDVYFVKTDVRVEEQVDNLVDEAVKRFGRLDIMINNAGVFDGFANILDTTTALWDQIVDINLKGCFFGCKSALKRMLAQGGGGRIINTSSVGGLRGAADGASYTAAKFGVVGLTRQLACDYSEQGITVNAVCPGSIQTDVRKNSGTILGADAVPMDRGVGADPDAWKRMIPARRRGLPQEVADVAVFLVSDAASYVTGQAIAVDGGWTAT, from the coding sequence ATGTTTGATCTTTCCGGTCGTGTTGCGGTAATCACAGGGGGCGAAAGCGGTATCGGCCTTGCGATCTCGCGCACGCTAGCTAAATCCGGCGCAAAGGTAGTCATCGGTGGCATTCTCGCAGACGAGGGTGCGAACGTAGCTGAATCGCTGCGCGCCGACGGTGGCGACGTGTACTTCGTCAAGACGGACGTACGCGTCGAAGAACAGGTCGACAATCTCGTCGATGAGGCGGTCAAACGCTTCGGTCGACTGGACATCATGATCAACAACGCGGGTGTGTTCGACGGTTTCGCCAATATTCTCGATACGACCACCGCGCTCTGGGATCAGATCGTCGACATCAACCTGAAGGGCTGCTTCTTCGGCTGCAAGTCCGCGCTCAAGCGCATGCTCGCTCAAGGCGGCGGCGGTCGGATCATCAATACGTCCTCGGTTGGCGGCCTACGTGGCGCTGCGGACGGCGCGTCGTACACGGCAGCAAAGTTCGGCGTTGTCGGTCTCACCCGTCAGCTCGCCTGCGATTACTCGGAGCAAGGCATCACGGTGAATGCCGTCTGCCCGGGTTCAATCCAGACTGATGTGCGAAAGAATTCGGGCACGATCCTCGGTGCCGATGCGGTGCCGATGGATCGCGGTGTGGGTGCTGATCCCGACGCGTGGAAGCGCATGATTCCGGCGCGCCGCCGTGGCTTGCCGCAAGAAGTCGCCGACGTTGCGGTATTCCTCGTCTCCGATGCGGCGAGCTACGTTACGGGACAGGCAATCGCAGTTGATGGCGGATGGACGGCAACCTAA
- a CDS encoding MBL fold metallo-hydrolase, with product MNTLEHQLEYPFGDNLPSGGKLLEVADDVFWLRMPLPFALDHINLWLLRDEIDGRPGWSVVDCGVATDTTKALWEHLFTTALNGLPVLRVLVTHCHPDHLGLAQWLVAGGNHARWNASLWTTQGEYLFGRTLLGGASSNVAGPGAALHFARNGLDDEGLLRQIRERSSYYPDLVPVIPPAYRRVCDGEVISIGRRKWEVVTGFGHSPEHAAFYCAADELLISGDMILPRISTNVSVFDMEPDADPLALYLTSLERYAGMPERSLVLPAHGKPFRGLQTRIKQLRDHHAARLDEAFAACCQHARTAAELVPILFKRKLDAHQSAFAMGEAIAHLHMLWRSGKLDRFMDGHGRYRFTARLPCESPSDDILTPAGAGVTVPMA from the coding sequence ATGAACACATTGGAACATCAACTGGAGTATCCCTTTGGGGACAACCTCCCTTCTGGCGGCAAGCTGCTTGAGGTCGCCGACGACGTCTTCTGGCTCCGCATGCCGCTTCCGTTTGCCCTTGATCACATCAATCTCTGGTTACTGAGGGACGAGATCGATGGGCGCCCGGGCTGGTCCGTCGTCGACTGCGGCGTCGCGACGGACACGACAAAGGCACTCTGGGAACACCTGTTCACTACGGCTCTTAACGGCTTGCCCGTTCTGCGCGTTCTGGTAACGCATTGCCACCCTGATCATCTGGGGCTCGCGCAATGGCTGGTTGCCGGCGGCAACCATGCGCGCTGGAATGCCTCGCTGTGGACCACGCAGGGAGAATATCTGTTTGGGCGCACGCTCCTTGGCGGCGCAAGTTCGAACGTAGCAGGGCCTGGCGCGGCGCTGCATTTCGCTAGAAATGGCCTCGATGACGAGGGGCTTCTGCGCCAGATCCGCGAGCGCTCGAGCTACTACCCGGATCTTGTGCCTGTGATTCCTCCGGCCTATCGGCGCGTTTGCGACGGGGAAGTTATTTCGATCGGCCGGCGGAAGTGGGAAGTCGTGACTGGATTCGGCCACTCCCCCGAACACGCCGCTTTTTACTGTGCCGCTGATGAGTTGCTGATCTCCGGAGACATGATCCTCCCGCGGATTTCAACGAACGTCTCCGTCTTCGACATGGAGCCCGACGCTGATCCGCTCGCGCTGTACCTCACGTCCCTCGAGCGCTACGCGGGCATGCCGGAAAGGTCTCTCGTGCTGCCCGCACACGGAAAGCCGTTCCGCGGTTTGCAAACGCGCATCAAACAGCTTAGAGACCATCACGCCGCGCGCCTTGACGAGGCTTTCGCTGCGTGTTGCCAGCACGCACGAACTGCGGCTGAGCTTGTACCCATCCTCTTCAAGCGAAAGCTCGACGCACATCAGTCGGCCTTCGCGATGGGCGAGGCAATCGCGCACCTGCACATGCTATGGCGCAGTGGCAAACTCGACCGGTTCATGGATGGTCACGGGAGATATCGGTTCACCGCCCGGCTGCCGTGTGAATCGCCCTCTGATGACATCCTGACCCCAGCGGGCGCTGGCGTCACCGTGCCGATGGCGTGA
- a CDS encoding amino acid ABC transporter permease, producing MFELVRTIAIAMVDAIPWTIALTVFSFLAGAVLAIPLCALRVSRFGIVRTVGLSIILILRSIPPIVWLFFIFFGIGSGLLHLSPFVSGVLGLALITAGNVAEIYRGALKSVPAGQYEAAKVLGLSPLRQYVDVLGPQIFRVALPSSATYAIGLLKDTAVASTIGVPELASAAYHVSMDTFRGIEVYATAGVMYFCISIVMALGTRTLDNRLRVRVAR from the coding sequence ATGTTCGAACTTGTTCGCACGATCGCGATCGCGATGGTCGACGCAATCCCTTGGACCATCGCCTTGACAGTATTCTCATTTCTCGCGGGAGCGGTTCTCGCAATTCCGCTTTGTGCCCTGCGAGTTTCCCGTTTTGGCATTGTCCGCACGGTTGGCCTTTCCATCATCCTGATTCTGAGATCGATCCCGCCAATCGTCTGGCTGTTCTTCATCTTTTTCGGCATCGGAAGCGGTCTGCTGCATCTGAGCCCGTTTGTCTCGGGCGTGCTGGGCCTTGCCCTCATCACTGCAGGCAACGTCGCCGAAATCTATCGCGGGGCGCTGAAATCGGTACCGGCGGGTCAGTATGAAGCGGCAAAGGTCCTGGGCCTCTCTCCGCTCCGCCAATACGTCGACGTCCTCGGCCCCCAAATCTTTCGCGTGGCCCTGCCGTCATCTGCGACCTATGCGATTGGTCTGCTGAAGGACACGGCCGTGGCATCCACGATTGGCGTGCCGGAACTCGCATCCGCGGCGTATCACGTTTCGATGGACACATTCAGGGGTATTGAGGTTTATGCGACGGCTGGCGTTATGTACTTCTGCATCAGCATTGTGATGGCGTTGGGTACACGCACGCTTGACAATCGACTTCGAGTACGGGTGGCGCGATGA